The proteins below are encoded in one region of Halogranum gelatinilyticum:
- the ligA gene encoding ATP-dependent DNA ligase LigA, which yields MQFADFAARANDIEAEPADLAKTALLRDLFATAGEDLPVVARFVQGRVFPAWQSSTLDIGPNLCYEAIARAAGQNVTAADVEERLAELGEIGAVAASFDFGGQRGLAAFGAGGQSDLTVAGVDDELRQLAAAEGSGSQDRKLDTLFGLFNRCSAAEARYLARLVLSEMRIGVGEGTVRDAVAEAFLVDAEDAAAIRDDEAETEVEEAARDRRDAAIATVERALQVSNDYGRVAVVARDEGRDGLDAVELDVGRPVQAMLAQAGTVTDALDEWGEAAVETKFDGARVQVHYGSGEAGNAVEEEEVSLFSRNMEDVTDALPEVVEFVEAEIDQPVILDGEVVAVDDAGAPLPFQEILRRFRRKHDVEQMREEITVELRAFDCLHAAGDDLLTQPVTERHARLAELLGHTEAVSELLLSDDAEEIEHYEADALEAGHEGIMLKNPVSPYSPGNRGKNWLKRKPDVETLDLVVTGAEWGEGRRAKFLGTFLLSARVEDADGDDEFRTIGKVATGITDEKLAELTELLEPDIVSQSGTEVDLRPTTVFEVGYEEIQVSPTYSSGYALRFPRFVEVREDKTPETADSLTRVERLAEEQ from the coding sequence ATGCAGTTCGCCGACTTCGCCGCCCGAGCCAACGACATCGAAGCCGAGCCTGCGGACCTCGCAAAGACGGCACTCCTCCGTGACCTCTTCGCCACCGCGGGTGAGGACCTCCCCGTCGTCGCGCGGTTCGTCCAGGGTCGCGTCTTCCCGGCGTGGCAGTCGAGTACCCTGGACATCGGCCCGAACCTCTGCTACGAGGCCATCGCCCGCGCGGCGGGGCAGAACGTCACCGCCGCCGACGTCGAGGAGCGTCTCGCCGAGTTGGGCGAGATCGGTGCCGTCGCCGCCAGCTTCGACTTCGGCGGCCAACGGGGTCTCGCCGCCTTCGGCGCGGGCGGACAGTCAGACCTGACGGTCGCTGGGGTCGACGACGAGCTCAGACAACTCGCGGCAGCCGAAGGCTCCGGCAGCCAGGACCGCAAGCTCGACACGCTGTTCGGTCTGTTCAATCGCTGTTCGGCCGCTGAAGCGCGCTATCTCGCCCGGCTCGTCCTCTCGGAGATGCGTATCGGCGTCGGCGAGGGAACCGTCCGCGACGCCGTCGCCGAGGCGTTCCTCGTCGACGCGGAGGACGCAGCGGCCATCCGCGACGACGAGGCCGAGACCGAAGTCGAGGAGGCTGCCCGCGACCGTCGGGACGCCGCCATCGCCACCGTCGAACGCGCGCTCCAGGTGTCGAACGACTACGGCCGCGTCGCCGTCGTCGCCCGCGACGAGGGCCGTGACGGTCTCGACGCCGTTGAGTTGGACGTCGGCCGCCCGGTGCAGGCGATGCTCGCACAGGCTGGCACCGTCACCGACGCGCTCGACGAATGGGGCGAAGCGGCCGTCGAGACCAAGTTCGACGGCGCGCGGGTGCAGGTCCACTACGGGAGCGGTGAGGCCGGGAATGCTGTCGAGGAGGAGGAAGTGAGCCTCTTCTCCCGAAACATGGAGGACGTGACCGACGCCCTGCCCGAAGTCGTCGAGTTCGTCGAAGCCGAAATCGACCAGCCGGTCATTCTCGACGGCGAGGTCGTCGCCGTCGACGACGCGGGCGCGCCGCTGCCGTTCCAAGAGATCCTCCGTCGCTTCCGCCGGAAACACGACGTCGAACAGATGCGCGAGGAGATCACGGTCGAACTGCGTGCGTTCGACTGCCTGCACGCCGCTGGCGACGACCTCCTCACCCAACCCGTCACCGAACGGCACGCCCGGCTCGCGGAGCTGCTCGGCCACACCGAGGCCGTCTCGGAGCTGCTGCTCTCGGACGACGCCGAAGAGATCGAGCACTACGAGGCCGACGCCCTCGAAGCGGGCCACGAGGGCATCATGCTCAAGAATCCGGTATCCCCGTACTCGCCGGGCAACCGCGGGAAGAACTGGCTGAAACGCAAGCCCGACGTGGAGACGCTGGACCTCGTCGTCACCGGCGCGGAGTGGGGCGAGGGCCGCCGCGCGAAGTTCCTCGGGACGTTCCTGCTGTCGGCTCGCGTCGAGGACGCCGACGGCGACGACGAGTTCCGGACCATCGGCAAGGTCGCCACGGGCATCACCGACGAGAAACTGGCCGAGTTGACCGAGCTGCTCGAACCCGACATCGTCTCGCAGTCGGGGACCGAGGTCGACCTCCGGCCAACGACGGTCTTCGAGGTGGGCTACGAGGAGATTCAGGTCTCGCCGACCTACTCGTCGGGCTACGCGCTGCGATTCCCGCGGTTCGTCGAGGTGCGCGAGGACAAGACGCCCGAGACGGCCGACAGTCTGACGCGCGTCGAGCGGCTGGCTGAGGAGCAGTAA
- a CDS encoding MBL fold metallo-hydrolase: MTIKHDGLSVTWLGYATVRIETADGFVAYLDPGRYGVLDDYYARDGDLVCVTHNHHYDSDGIEKVAKEDATVVAYEGVDADDIDRDVKPVGDLPYEVVRVEEEDHVTVGEVDQVDVWSLPAYNEPDGPHVDANGDPHHPRGLGCAFLLSIGGRTVFWPGDSDALPGFEELEVSLFLANIGGSVVMDRHEAADLASALDPDLVLPIHYNTFDLLAADGGAFAADVAKRGIPVVLDEQSANQ, translated from the coding sequence ATGACAATCAAACACGATGGGCTCTCGGTCACGTGGCTCGGCTACGCGACCGTCCGCATCGAGACCGCCGACGGTTTCGTCGCCTACCTCGACCCCGGTCGGTACGGCGTCCTTGACGACTACTACGCCCGCGACGGCGACCTCGTCTGCGTCACCCACAACCACCACTACGACTCCGACGGCATCGAGAAGGTCGCGAAGGAGGACGCGACCGTCGTCGCCTACGAGGGCGTCGACGCGGACGACATCGACCGCGACGTGAAGCCGGTCGGCGACCTGCCGTACGAGGTCGTCCGCGTCGAAGAGGAGGACCACGTCACCGTCGGCGAGGTCGACCAGGTGGACGTCTGGTCGCTCCCGGCCTACAACGAACCCGACGGTCCTCACGTCGACGCGAACGGCGACCCGCACCATCCGCGGGGACTGGGCTGTGCCTTCCTGCTCTCCATCGGCGGCCGGACGGTCTTCTGGCCCGGCGACTCCGACGCCCTCCCGGGCTTCGAGGAACTGGAGGTGTCGCTCTTCCTCGCCAACATCGGCGGCAGCGTCGTCATGGACCGCCACGAGGCCGCCGACCTCGCGTCGGCGTTGGACCCCGACCTCGTGCTCCCGATTCACTACAACACCTTCGACCTCCTCGCGGCCGATGGTGGGGCGTTCG
- a CDS encoding CBS domain-containing protein, which yields MELPTPQDLRERRTSLDLTQSQLADMAGVSQPLIARIEGGDVDPRLSTLRRIVNALDEAEGSVVRAADIMHETIISVAPDDSVREAEEQMDDAAYSQLPVIQGGIPVGSISHSDIIRAGDDVGDLPVSEVMSESFPSVSRDATVDEVRNLLDHYKAVMVTDGGEAVGIITEADIARQLS from the coding sequence ATGGAACTCCCGACGCCCCAGGACCTCAGAGAGCGACGGACGTCGCTCGACCTGACGCAGAGCCAGCTCGCCGACATGGCCGGCGTGTCCCAGCCGCTCATCGCCCGTATCGAGGGCGGTGACGTCGACCCCCGGCTCTCGACGCTCCGCCGCATCGTCAACGCGCTCGACGAAGCCGAGGGCAGCGTCGTCCGCGCGGCCGACATCATGCACGAGACCATCATCAGCGTCGCGCCCGACGACTCCGTCCGCGAGGCCGAAGAGCAGATGGACGACGCCGCCTACTCCCAGCTCCCGGTCATCCAGGGTGGTATCCCGGTCGGCTCCATCAGCCACAGCGACATCATCCGCGCCGGCGACGACGTCGGCGACCTGCCCGTCAGCGAGGTCATGAGCGAGTCGTTCCCCTCCGTCTCGCGGGACGCGACGGTCGACGAAGTCCGGAACCTGCTCGACCACTACAAGGCCGTGATGGTCACCGACGGCGGCGAGGCGGTCGGCATCATCACCGAGGCCGACATCGCCCGCCAGCTGTCGTAA
- a CDS encoding DICT sensory domain-containing protein has translation MAGDVPPSLRAFFAEADAPNRSLALVNRKEPEAVQRLLESAFAGQSVSVAERQFPEEGDDVVLVIEDTDVVATSPLDEVMNAFLLVNSDLYKTGTSGLEDGGAPSVLTALADVVFDLRGYPASNKEKLLLILMSRYIERLALSSGGGRLRSTFQRLSRIEDERGTREVYRKLAESGVDVHVYGQPGWRPDESLDLTVHTGTSDDYRHSWCVAYTPQGGDGTYAALVAVETAPNEWRGMWTYDRDRVTRVDRYLDERL, from the coding sequence ATGGCCGGGGATGTACCGCCGTCGCTCCGAGCATTCTTCGCGGAGGCCGACGCACCGAACAGGTCGCTCGCACTCGTCAACCGGAAGGAACCCGAGGCCGTCCAACGGCTGCTCGAATCCGCATTCGCCGGTCAGTCAGTCAGCGTCGCCGAACGGCAGTTCCCCGAGGAGGGTGACGACGTCGTCCTCGTTATCGAAGACACCGATGTGGTGGCGACCTCCCCGCTCGACGAGGTGATGAACGCGTTTCTCCTCGTCAACTCCGATCTCTACAAAACGGGGACGAGCGGGCTGGAAGACGGCGGCGCGCCGAGCGTGCTCACCGCGCTCGCCGACGTCGTCTTCGACCTCCGTGGCTATCCGGCGTCGAACAAGGAGAAGCTGCTCTTGATACTCATGTCGCGGTATATCGAGCGGCTTGCACTTTCGAGCGGCGGCGGTCGGCTCCGGTCGACGTTTCAGCGACTCTCCCGTATCGAGGACGAACGGGGAACGCGAGAGGTCTACCGAAAGCTCGCCGAGTCGGGGGTCGACGTCCACGTCTACGGACAGCCGGGATGGCGCCCCGACGAGTCACTCGACCTCACCGTCCACACCGGGACCAGCGACGACTACCGCCACTCGTGGTGTGTCGCGTACACGCCACAGGGCGGAGACGGGACCTACGCGGCACTCGTCGCCGTCGAAACCGCGCCGAACGAGTGGCGCGGGATGTGGACGTACGACCGCGACCGCGTCACGCGGGTCGACCGCTATCTCGACGAACGGCTCTGA
- the purM gene encoding phosphoribosylformylglycinamidine cyclo-ligase, with the protein MSEDDTDAEELTYAESGVDIDASEAATAALVGAVGESEGDYAGLLDIGDRYLALATDGVGTKLLVAEALSDYSTVGIDCIAMNVNDLVAAGVRPVAFVDYLAVDEPDENFAEQVGKGLAAGAAESKMELVGGETAVMPEVVKGLDLAGTVAGLAAKDAIFPAETEPGDALVGFRSSGIHSNGLTLARKAATRNHEYTDAYPYDDYDTVGEALLEPTKIYTHLLDPMREHGVHAAAHVTGGGWTNLTRLGDYHYEIEDAFEPQSVFQFVQEEGNVSDEEMHRTFNMGTGFVAALAPEDAEALAEATDGRVIGYVEEGDGVSIRGLEL; encoded by the coding sequence ATGAGCGAGGACGACACGGACGCGGAGGAACTCACGTACGCGGAGTCTGGAGTCGACATCGACGCGAGCGAGGCGGCCACGGCCGCGCTCGTCGGTGCCGTCGGCGAAAGCGAGGGCGACTACGCCGGGCTGCTCGACATCGGCGACCGGTATCTCGCGCTCGCGACCGACGGCGTCGGGACGAAACTGCTCGTCGCGGAGGCACTCTCCGACTACTCGACGGTCGGTATCGACTGCATCGCGATGAACGTCAACGACCTCGTCGCGGCGGGCGTCCGACCCGTCGCGTTCGTCGACTATCTCGCGGTCGACGAGCCGGACGAGAACTTCGCCGAACAGGTCGGCAAGGGGCTCGCCGCGGGCGCGGCGGAGTCGAAGATGGAACTCGTCGGCGGCGAGACGGCGGTCATGCCCGAGGTCGTGAAGGGACTTGACCTCGCGGGCACGGTCGCCGGATTAGCGGCCAAAGACGCCATCTTCCCCGCCGAGACCGAACCCGGTGACGCGCTCGTCGGCTTCCGCTCGTCGGGCATCCACTCGAACGGCCTGACGCTCGCCCGGAAAGCCGCGACGCGAAACCACGAGTACACCGACGCCTACCCCTACGACGACTACGACACCGTTGGCGAGGCACTTCTGGAGCCGACGAAGATCTACACCCACCTGCTCGACCCGATGCGCGAACACGGCGTCCACGCCGCGGCCCACGTCACCGGTGGCGGCTGGACCAACCTGACGCGGCTGGGCGACTACCACTACGAGATCGAGGACGCCTTCGAGCCGCAGTCGGTCTTCCAGTTCGTCCAGGAGGAGGGCAACGTCTCCGACGAGGAGATGCACCGCACGTTCAACATGGGTACCGGCTTCGTCGCCGCGCTCGCTCCCGAGGACGCCGAGGCACTCGCCGAGGCGACGGACGGCCGCGTCATCGGCTACGTGGAAGAAGGAGACGGCGTTTCGATTCGCGGACTGGAACTCTAA
- the psmB gene encoding archaeal proteasome endopeptidase complex subunit beta, with product MRTPGDFSSDLDALNGDHSNVFGPELGEFPQSEQRAEPNQDEQMKTGTTTVGLKTQEGVVLATDMRASMGYMVSSKDVQKVEQIHPTAALTIAGSVSAAQSLIRSLKAETSLYETRRGQDMSMQALSTLVSNFLRSGAFYIVSPIVGGVDDEGPHVYSMDALGGMSEEDYTVTGSGSQYALGVLEQEYSDDLTIEEAKNVAARAIQSAVERDLASGNGINVAVVTDEGVDISRHKDFAEVL from the coding sequence ATGCGTACGCCAGGCGACTTCTCCAGTGATCTCGACGCGCTGAACGGCGACCACTCCAACGTGTTCGGGCCGGAACTCGGCGAGTTCCCGCAGTCCGAGCAGCGCGCCGAGCCTAACCAGGACGAACAGATGAAGACCGGGACAACGACGGTCGGTCTCAAGACGCAAGAGGGCGTCGTCCTCGCGACCGACATGCGCGCCTCCATGGGCTACATGGTGTCCTCGAAGGACGTCCAGAAGGTCGAGCAGATCCACCCGACGGCCGCGCTCACCATCGCCGGCTCGGTCTCGGCCGCTCAGTCGCTCATCCGCTCGCTCAAGGCGGAGACGAGCCTCTACGAGACCCGTCGCGGCCAGGACATGAGTATGCAGGCACTCTCGACGCTCGTCTCGAACTTCCTCCGTTCGGGTGCCTTCTACATCGTCTCGCCCATCGTGGGCGGCGTCGACGACGAAGGGCCGCACGTCTACAGCATGGACGCTCTCGGTGGCATGAGCGAAGAGGACTACACGGTCACCGGCTCGGGCAGCCAGTACGCCCTCGGTGTGCTCGAACAGGAGTACAGCGACGACCTCACCATCGAGGAAGCCAAAAACGTCGCCGCTCGCGCCATCCAGAGTGCCGTCGAGCGTGACCTGGCCTCGGGTAACGGCATCAACGTCGCCGTCGTCACCGACGAGGGCGTCGACATCAGCCGCCACAAGGACTTCGCGGAAGTCCTCTAA
- a CDS encoding DUF555 domain-containing protein, whose amino-acid sequence MSDYLVAMEAAWLVRDVDDIDDAIGVAVSEAGKRLNQKNKEYVDVEVGVTGCPACGEPFDSAFIAANTALVGLLLEIDIFNADTEEHAARIAKSEVGGALRDVPLSVIEIVETEADDDEN is encoded by the coding sequence ATGAGTGACTATCTGGTCGCGATGGAGGCCGCATGGCTCGTCCGCGACGTCGACGACATCGACGACGCCATCGGGGTCGCCGTCAGTGAGGCTGGTAAACGACTGAATCAGAAGAACAAGGAGTACGTCGACGTCGAGGTCGGCGTCACGGGCTGTCCCGCCTGCGGCGAGCCGTTCGACTCGGCCTTTATCGCCGCCAACACGGCCCTCGTCGGCCTGCTGCTCGAGATCGACATCTTCAACGCCGACACCGAAGAGCACGCCGCCCGTATCGCCAAGAGCGAAGTCGGCGGCGCGCTCCGCGACGTCCCGCTCTCGGTCATCGAGATCGTCGAGACCGAGGCCGACGACGACGAGAACTAA